Proteins encoded together in one Ogataea parapolymorpha DL-1 chromosome III, whole genome shotgun sequence window:
- a CDS encoding Peroxisomal membrane protein PEX10 — MFKLLSFANAPAIVRANQKDSYFESRLHNQLSDVVKAIKGSHFVHKYPEELRTLATALYLCLTTLVGSKTLGEEYVDLVYVSRDGRKIPKFASRFGFVVAYVLFPYAVRQLLQKLKSQQSRLAQWVSGVSYINLMDLMNLHLALFYFTGKYYQFAKRLFGLRYAFGYRVDKNQQGARGNYELLGLLIIFQTVFKNVANVRKLWETTETVQDSGDLIYRFRDQTSDVVDLADPNVLPYLPESSRTCMLCLSPMKDPSCGECGHVFCWKCVLDWVKERQECPLCRAKMRESQLLPLR; from the coding sequence ATGTTTAAGCTTTTGTCTTTTGCCAATGCTCCAGCGATTGTGCGGGCCAACCAAAAGGATTCGTATTTTGAGTCTAGGCTGCATAACCAGCTCTCTGACGTTGTGAAGGCCATCAAAGGTTCTCACTTTGTCCACAAGTACCCGGAGGAGCTACGAACTCTGGCCACGGCCCTTTATCTGTGTCTCACAACATTGGTGGGTTCCAAGACTCTGGGTGAGGAGTACGTGGATCTGGTGTATGTGAGTCGTGATGGCCGCAAGATACCGAAATTTGCGTCCCGATTTGGCTTTGTCGTGGCGTATGTGCTCTTCCCCTATGCTGTTCGCCAATTGCTTCAAAAACTGAAATCACAGCAAAGCCGGCTAGCACAATGGGTTTCCGGCGTCAGCTACATCAACCTGATGGATCTCATGAATCTTCATCTGGCGCTTTTCTACTTCACAGGCAAGTACTATCAGTTTGCGAAAAGACTCTTTGGTCTGCGATATGCGTTTGGGTATCGAGTGGACAAAAATCAGCAGGGAGCGCGAGGCAACTACGAGTTGCTGGGACTGCTGATCATCTTTCAGACGGTCTTCAAGAACGTGGCAAACGTGCGCAAACTGTGGGAGACCACAGAGACCGTTCAGGACTCCGGCGACCTGATCTACAGGTTCAGAGACCAGACGAGCGACGTTGTGGACCTTGCAGACCCAAATGTGCTGCCTTACCTGCCTGAGTCTTCGCGCACGTGCATGCTGTGTCTGTCGCCGATGAAGGACCCATCATGCGGCGAGTGTGGCCACgtcttctgctggaagtGCGTGCTGGACTGGGTCAAGGAGCGCCAGGAGTGTCCGTTGTGCCGGGCCAAAATGAGGGAGTCGCAGCTGCTACCTCTACGATAA
- a CDS encoding putative membrane protein → MASRNNISTFRLLLEAHGRPADIRPARINEVANWDAIFSDPKMFSSMLIYIAFMMAQLGLSYAGFVYFEVENRPAIYSVSLLYNIFASYFFPILIASTMEENLENPFESLRKEVRACQGFVVCVCIQAVALALSVWSTVRIFQTEQVLLVDYDYISRRTKKIDVTSMIKVFQVVSLSLTVFGFLMSLVNFVITRNRLIRYLHRIEREGEHEWARDNLPDDFYERCIKTHRGTAK, encoded by the coding sequence ATGGCCTCCCGCAATAATATATCCACGTTTCGGCTGCTTTTGGAGGCTCACGGCCGTCCTGCCGATATCCGCCCAGCCCGGATCAACGAGGTGGCCAACTGGGACGCCATATTTTCCGACCCCAAGATGTTCTCCTCGATGCTCATCTACATAGCGTTCATGATGGCGCAATTGGGACTCAGTTACGCCGGATTCGTGTATTTCGAGGTGGAAAATAGACCCGCCATCTACAGTGTGTCGCTGCTGTACAATATATTTGCGTCGTATTTCTTCCCGATCCTCATAGCCAGCACCATGGAGGAGAACCTGGAGAACCCGTTCGAGAGCCTGCGCAAGGAGGTGCGTGCGTGCCAGGGTTTCGTGGTGTGCGTGTGCATCCAGGCAGTGGCTCTGGCGCTGTCGGTTTGGTCTACGGTGCGGATATTCCAAACTGAGCAGGTGCTGCTGGTTGACTACGACTATATCTCGAGACGcaccaaaaaaatcgacgTCACCAGCATGATCAAGGTTTTTCAGGTGGTGAGCCTGAGTCTGACGGTGTTCGGGTTCCTGATGAGTCTCGTGAACTTTGTCATCACGAGAAACAGGCTTATTCGGTATCTGCACCGCATCGAGCGTGAGGGCGAGCACGAATGGGCCAGAGACAATCTGCCGGACGATTTCTACGAGCGTTGCATTAAGACACACCGCGGCACGGCTAAATAG
- a CDS encoding Morphogenesis-related protein MSB1, with the protein MAKPLPSLPAFKMAEPEEVGSFIYSADLDRAAAADYKPKTQYRYGLAGDKYDVEFQRKDVKDAIHIITSEIKRKGTKTPYLLLPFRPQQHEPALKSFLNEIFDNGKVADPEIIREEVRQVSPYVLISALKFFWCRLPGNCVIGWKTYTKFVTLDEEAGFPKRAFLEFMPSCLSSGAHASIVYDFFDLIVALILNSKHNMLSAKKVARLCGLWAFHPVKNKQNETPSFERGMYEWIPAGDATFHLLLSFLNSMPPKGQIEKLPKSLQHILKNTPYPPPATTTSSSSSRFLQEVPMVTIKVNNPSKNPAELLVRVSKTLKFNDPTVFYTREDYLLLKRLFKDVDGLISKLSSEGSRLLDNMCIYDEDMISDGTSGNKLAYKLVPGWSEDMTSPKPVELRDADYFTATVSRATIDDYFIWTWLASLGSEETSAKKKMFGKTYILEVELAEGFKKWVIVEEQDIERDGYDIEIELKREKLKDLQDKIREAEKEVEKMKSANRTRVVSESKDLNDITNKMSEPLPSKPYQTSPLPPPPVPEKDFPSTPDGKENGSPNPPNERGVKANSGSSYYTAVQTPSPVKDERKPPPMRPISEQSHEVDSSGYSLPPPASLPENKPMHVNNRLPPPKDDYFAPQPQQTHHSEQPANVLQNSPGSYNQKPLPPAKQTVVPGSFSYQARGPASAKPSPEATTTAAPASPSLAPMAASSPASVSMSSFEPPKMQQQIRNSKIFDDIESLESELMDVLKDDEEPTDSADPSPQKPTLSPPVQTRAPVQTAPPSIPNQAMQRYSHHGAPSMGYGINAPHPAYASSTPRSRSSSPLRYGQSLSPSPEHVAQSPYGSPSLEQRGRMPPPMQAVQAVQPMPMNYYPQYPKYRTYPVPPPNGYAVPHGAPYGGYPPPNGYAAAPIPPQGYAPAPAYGGGHFAPAPVGLAPRHKNKNQNTNKTQARNALMKGDFGI; encoded by the coding sequence ATGGCCAAACCACTTCCCAGCCTGCCTGCCTTTAAAATGGCCGAACCTGAAGAGGTCGGCTCGTTTATCTACAGTGCAGATCTGGACAgagcagccgcagcagacTACAAACCGAAAACACAGTACCGGTATGGCCTCGCTGGCGACAAGTACGACGTGGAATTCCAGAGGAAAGACGTGAAAGACGCGATCCACATCATCACGTCCGAAATTAAACGCAAAGGAACAAAAACGCCGTATCTACTATTGCCCTTCAGACCACAACAACACGAGCCGGCCCTCAAATCTTTCCTAAATGAGATATTCGACAACGGAAAAGTGGCAGATCCAGAAATAATCCGCGAAGAAGTCAGGCAAGTGAGCCCCTACGTGCTGATCAGCGCGCTCAAATTTTTCTGGTGTCGACTCCCGGGAAACTGCGTGATAGGCTGGAAGACGTACACCAAGTTCGTCACGCTTGACGAGGAGGCAGGCTTCCCCAAACGTGCGTTTTTGGAGTTCATGCCCAGCTGTCTTTCGTCGGGCGCGCatgcgtcgatcgtctaTGATTTCTTTGACCTCATCGTTGCACTGATTCTCAACTCAAAGCACAACATGCTTAGTGCAAAGAAGGTGGCCAGGCTATGTGGCCTGTGGGCATTCCATCCGGTGAAGAATAAGCAAAACGAAACCCCAAGTTTCGAGAGAGGCATGTACGAGTGGATACCTGCAGGCGATGCAACCTTCCATTTACTGCtttccttcttgaactcgatGCCGCCAAAGGGCCAGATCGAAAAGCTGCCCAAATCATTACAACAtattctgaaaaatacacCATACCCTCCACCGGCAACAAccacctccagctcgtcctcgcgTTTTCTCCAGGAGGTGCCGATGGTCACTATCAAGGTGAACAATCCATCAAAGAATCCGGCTGAACTGCTGGTAAGAGTCTCCAAGACCCTGAAATTCAATGACCCCACCGTATTCTACACAAGAGAAGACTATCTACTCCTCAAGCGGCTATTTAAAGATGTGGACGGTCTTATAAGCAAGCTCTCGAGCGAAGGAAGCCGTCTTTTGGACAATATGTGCATATACGACGAAGACATGATCAGCGATGGCACGTCGGGTAACAAGCTGGCTTACAAGCTTGTTCCAGGTTGGTCGGAAGATATGACATCTCCCAAGCCCGTCGAGCTGCGCGATGCCGATTACTTCACAGCTACCGTTTCGAGGGCTACTATAGACGACTACTTCATATGGACATGGTTGGCTTCCCTGGGTAGCGAGGAAACTAGtgccaaaaagaaaatgttTGGTAAAACCTACATCCTAGAGGTCGAGCTTGCAGAAGGATTCAAGAAATGGGTCATTGTGGAAGAGCAGGATATTGAAAGGGATGGCTATGATATTGAGATAGAGCTCAAGCGGGAAAAACTCAAGGATTTGCAAGACAAGATTCGGGAGGCTGAGAAGGAGgtcgagaaaatgaagTCGGCCAATAGAACGAGGGTTGTGTCCGAGAGCAAAGACCTGAATGATATCACCAATAAAATGTCCGAGCCTCTTCCGTCCAAGCCATATCAAACGAGCCCGTTGCCGCCTCCTCCTGTGCCTGAAAAGGATTTTCCAAGCACTCCTGACGGGAAAGAGAACGGGTCTCCCAACCCTCCAAATGAGCGCGGAGTCAAAGCCAATAGCGGCAGCTCTTATTATACTGCAGTCCAAACTCCGTCTCCTGTGAAGGACGAAAGAAAACCGCCACCAATGAGACCCATTAGCGAACAATCACATGAGGTTGACAGTTCAGGATATTCGTTGCCACCTCCGGCCAGTCTGCCTGAAAACAAGCCCATGCACGTTAATAACAGACTCCCACCACCGAAGGACGACTACTTTGCTccacagccgcagcagacACATCACAGCGAACAGCCTGCCAATGTTTTGCAAAACTCTCCTGGGTCGTACAACCAAAAACCTCTTCCACCGGCAAAGCAGACAGTTGTTCCGGGCTCCTTTTCATACCAGGCACGGGGACCTGCTTCTGCAAAGCCTTCGCCAGAAGCCACTACCACTGCTGCCCCAGCATCTCCTTCCTTGGCACCAATGGCAGCCTCGTCGCCGGCTTCAGTCTCCATGTCCAGCTTTGAGCCGCCAaagatgcagcagcagatacGCAATTCCAAGATTTTCGACGATATCGAAAGTTTGGAGTCTGAACTGATGGATGTCTTGAaggatgacgaggagccCACGGACTCAGCCGATCCGTCACCGCAGAAACCTACACTATCGCCTCCTGTTCAAACACGCGCTCCAGTGCAGACGGCACCACCATCTATTCCAAACCAGGCCATGCAACGCTACTCTCACCACGGCGCTCCTTCTATGGGCTACGGCATCAACGCTCCTCATCCAGCCTACGCATCGTCGACTCCACGGTCTCGCTCGTCGTCTCCGCTGCGCTACGGCCAGAGCTTATCGCCGTCACCGGAACACGTGGCGCAGTCTCCCTACGGCTCTCCCAGCTTGGAACAACGCGGCAGAATGCCTCCTCCGATGCAGGCAGTGCAGGCAGTGCAACCAATGCCTATGAACTACTATCCACAATACCCCAAATACCGTACATACCCGGTGCCCCCACCAAACGGCTATGCTGTTCCACACGGTGCTCCCTACGGAGGCTACCCTCCGCCAAATGGCtacgctgctgctcctaTTCCTCCTCAGGGCTACGCACCTGCGCCAGCTTATGGTGGTGGCCATTTTGCCCCTGCTCCTGTGGGCCTTGCGCCCCGCcacaagaacaagaaccAGAACACAAACAAGACTCAGGCGCGCAATGCTCTCATGAAAGGCGATTTCGGTATATGA
- a CDS encoding LIM domain and RING finger protein produces the protein MSCIVCTNPIKIRAVTPCKHDTCHVCAFRTRALYHKKQCLVCRTENDRVLFADSESQTVAVSDDKYAIDFTSQDAKKQTLDLLLNKCPRCSTVFTTFKQLSEHVRTQHDRVFCNICANQKNQFVCELKLYNSRQLHQHQVKGDQNGFKGHPQCRFCTGKRFYSDDELFVHMRDKHEKCHICDQIDATKPQYFRNYDHLASHFHEAHYVCNVQSCLDQKFVVFRDELDLRAHQIKEHGSILGGDRKLPAFGGKLTIEKKKPDEPKDSYETKKLRLDERARHYLNYDQAKVDEFQKLVGEFGKNGNERAVLAKLRQLFVESSAEDLGLLLLELKELFPKNSSPHKFLETELKSHNREKLLDQQFPALSTAPASRPVGPWGQNQPTTGLRKAPPPKSKPVVNRGTSSNVRLTYLNNSQPKPQAPALDDQLFPKLPSVQKPKPPRVNPVNTSIGQWGQGLQERREESDFEIRKGKKGKQVLFRMGVNRN, from the coding sequence ATGTCCTGTATAGTGTGCACGAACCCGATCAAAATCAGGGCCGTTACACCCTGCAAGCACGACACGTGCCACGTGTGCGCGTTCAGGACCCGTGCGCTGTACCACAAGAAACAGTGTCTGGTGTGTCGTACAGAGAACGACAGAGTGCTGTTTGCCGACTCCGAGAGCCAGACAGTCGCAGTCTCCGACGACAAGTACGCCATCGACTTCACGTCGCAGGACGCCAAGAAGCAGACGCTTgacctgctgctcaacaagtgTCCTAGGTGCAGTACTGTCTTCACCActttcaagcagctcagTGAGCACGTTCGCACCCAGCACGACAGAGTTTTTTGCAATATTTGCGCCAACCAGAAAAACCAGTTTGTGTGCGAGCTCAAGCTGTACAACTCGCGccagctgcaccagcaccaGGTCAAGGGCGATCAGAATGGATTCAAGGGCCACCCGCAGTGCCGGTTCTGCACTGGGAAGCGGTTCtacagcgacgacgagctgtttgtgcaCATGCGTGATAAGCACGAGAAGTGCCATATTTGCGACCAGATCGACGCTACAAAACCGCAGTATTTCCGCAACTACGACCATCTCGCGTCGCACTTCCACGAAGCGCACTACGTTTGCAACGTGCAGTCCTGCCTGGACCAGAAGTTTGTCGTGTTCcgcgacgagctggacctgcGGGCGCACCAGATCAAGGAGCACGGCTCCATTCTGGGCGGCGACCGCAAGCTGCCGGCGTTTGGCGGCAAGCTGACCatcgagaaaaagaagccgGACGAGCCCAAGGACAGCTACGAGACCAAGAAGCTGCGGCTCGACGAGCGAGCTAGACATTACTTGAACTATGACCAGGCCAAAGTGgacgagttccagaagctggtggGCGAGTTCGGCAAGAACGGCAACGAGCGCGCGGTGCTTGCGAAATTGCgccagctgtttgtggagagCTCGGCTGAAGATCTGggcttgctgctgctggagctcaaggagctgttcCCGAAAAACTCGTCCCCACACAAATTTCTTGAGACAGAGCTCAAAAGCCACAATCGCGAAAAGCTGCTCGACCAGCAGTTCCCTGCGCTCAGCACTGCACCAGCATCGCGGCCCGTGGGTCCATGGGGCCAGAACCAGCCCACGACGGGGCTGCGCAAAGCTCCGCCCCCGAAATCGAAACCGGTCGTCAATAGAGGCACCTCGTCAAACGTGCGGCTGACGTATCTCAACAACTCGCAGCCCAAGCCACAAGCCCCCGCTCTGGACGACCAGCTGTTCCCGAAACTGCCCAGTGTTCAGAAACCCAAGCCACCAAGGGTCAACCCGGTCAACACCTCGATCGGGCAATGGGGCCAGGGCCTGCAGGAACGACGCGAGGAGTCCGACTTCGAGATCAGAAAGGGCAAGAAGGGCAAGCAGGTGCTGTTCCGAATGGGTGTTAATAGAAACTGA